From a region of the Lactuca sativa cultivar Salinas chromosome 4, Lsat_Salinas_v11, whole genome shotgun sequence genome:
- the LOC111917731 gene encoding receptor protein kinase TMK1 — MEKSDVGFEIRRRFLPFILIISSVSVINVHSQSSSNDAVVMQALKKNLQPLSSLDWSDPNPCNWNNVKCSKDNRVTGIQLGHQNLKGNLPQTLNNLTQLQVLEFQHNQLTGPLPSLSGLTQLHNLLLNNNNFSSIPIDFFDGMSSLQNIYLDYNAFTAWSISENLKTASNLRIFSATSTNLTGKIPDFFGADTFSGLITLRLASNSLEGGLPDSFSSSSIQSLWLNGQKSTFRLNGSIDVLQNMTQLTEVWLHTNSFSGPLPEFSGLNKLQNLSLRDNSFTGPVPPSLLSLKSLKTINLTKNMLQGPTPKFSDSVSVDMIGIESFCLPNPGVPCDSRVNTLLTVAESVGYPRVFANNWKGNDPCNSWMGISCSNDGSITVVNFRKMGLTGTISSNFSQIKSLQRLLLADNNLTGVIPNELKDLPDLIEIDVSNNHLSGQIPPFRENVKVKSEGNTNIGKDGPTVTAIPPSNGVFRSGGSGGKTPGTLVVVGSVIGGVCVVFLAGLLAFCVYKAKKNRSSSSGPGNPPCQHTMVIHPRHSGSDGDGVKITIAGQTNAGGSTETNSHHTSGDVHIVETGNMVISIQVLRNVTNNFSSENILGKGGFGTVYKGELHDGTKIAVKRMESGVMSETGITEFQSEISVLTKVRHRHLVALLGYCLDGNERLLVYEYMPQGTLSRFLFNKGNEDLKPLLWSKRLVIALDVARGVEYLHGLAQQSFIHRDLKPSNILLGDDFRAKVADFGLVRLAPDGKGSIATRLAGTFGYLAPEYAVTGRVTTKVDVFSFGVILMELITGRQALDETQPEESVHLVQWFKKMHINNDTFRNAIDPSLELDEDGLASVTTVAELAGHCCAREPYQRPDMSHAVNVLSSLAELWKPSEPDPDDVYGIDLNTSLSQVVKKWQAMEGISGFDHSVENSQTSIPIGPSGFGDSFMSHEGR; from the exons ATGGAGAAATCCGATGTGGGTTTCGAAATCCGGCGTCGATTTCTTCCATTCATCCTGATTATCTCGTCTGTTTCAGTCATCAATGTCCACTCTCAGTCGAGTTCTAACGATGCTGTTGTAATGCAAGCTCTAAAGAAAAACCTACAACCACTGAGTTCACTCGACTGGTCTGACCCCAATCCATGCAACTGGAACAATGTCAAATGCTCCAAAGACAACCGGGTCACCGGAATTCAACTCGGACACCAGAATCTCAAAGGCAATCTCCCTCAAACCCTTAATAACCTCACTCAACTCCAGGTTTTGGAGTTTCAACACAATCAACTCACCGGGCCACTCCCGAGTCTCTCCGGGTTGACTCAGCTTCATAACCTCTTACTCAATAACAACAATTTCTCTTCAATTCCCATCGACTTCTTCGACGGTATGTCCTCTTTGCAGAACATTTATCTTGATTACAATGCTTTTACTGCATGGTCTATATCGGAAAATCTAAAAACTGCATCCAATTTACGAATTTTCTCGGCCACCTCTACTAATCTCACCGGAAAAATCCCGGATTTTTTCGGTGCTGATACATTTTCCGGGTTAATTACTCTTCGTTTAGCTTCGAATTCTCTTGAAGGCGGGTTACCCGATTCGTTTTCGAGTTCTTCAATACAGAGTCTTTGGTTAAATGGACAGAAAAGTACTTTTAGGCTTAATGGCAGCATCGACGTTCTACAAAACATGACACAATTGACTGAAGTGTGGCTTCATACAAACTCCTTTTCGGGTCCTTTACCAGAATTTTCAGGCTTGAACAAGCTACAGAATTTGAGTTTAAGAGATAATAGCTTCACTGGTCCCGTTCCGCCATCTTTGTTAAGTTTGAAGTCTTTAAAAACTATCAATTTGACCAAGAACATGTTACAAGGTCCAACGCCTAAATTCAGTGATTCCGTTTCTGTAGACATGATCGGAATCGAGAGTTTTTGTTTGCCTAATCCCGGAGTTCCTTGTGATTCCCGTGTCAATACGTTACTAACAGTGGCGGAATCAGTAGGTTACCCTCGAGTTTTTGCTAATAATTGGAAGGGTAACGATCCTTGTAATTCATGGATGGGAATAAGTTGCTCAAACGATGGAAGCATCACTGTCGTTAATTTCCGCAAAATGGGTCTCACgggtaccatttcatcaaactTTTCTCAAATTAAATCGTTACAAAGATTGCTTCTTGCAGATAATAATCTCACCGGAGTTATACCTAATGAACTCAAAGATTTACCTGATCTTATTGAAATAGACGTCTCAAACAATCATCTTTCCGGTCAAATCCCACCTTTTAGAGAAAACGTCAAGGTAAAAAGCGAAGGAAACACCAACATAGGGAAAGATGGTCCTACTGTTACAGCGATTCCACCTTCTAATGGTGTATTCCGCAGTGGCGGCAGTGGTGGCAAAACTCCGGGCACTCTGGTGGTTGTGGGGTCTGTGATCGGTGGTGTTTGTGTGGTTTTCTTGGCCGGATTGTTAGCTTTTTGTGTTTACAAAGCAAAAAAGAATCGTTCTAGTTCTAGTGGTCCCGGTAATCCGCCATGTCAGCATACAATGGTGATACACCCCCGCCACTCGGGATCCGATGGCGACGGGGTCAAAATCACAATTGCTGGTCAAACTAACGCCGGCGGGTCAACCGAAACAAACAGTCATCATACAAGTGGTGACGTTCACATCGTTGAAACGGGCAATATGGTAATTTCAATCCAAGTTCTAAGAAACGTAACGAACAATTTCAGCTCCGAGAACATCCTCGGAAAAGGCGGATTCGGAACAGTTTACAAAGGGGAATTACACGATGGAACCAAGATCGCGGTCAAAAGAATGGAATCAGGAGTCATGAGCGAAACCGGAATCACCGAATTCCAATCCGAGATCTCCGTGCTCACCAAAGTCCGGCATCGGCATCTCGTCGCACTTCTCGGATACTGTTTGGATGGAAACGAGAGGTTACTTGTGTACGAATATATGCCTCAAGGGACACTTAGTCGGTTTCTTTTTAACAAAGGGAATGAAgatttgaaaccacttttatgGTCTAAAAGATTGGTAATTGCTCTTGATGTTGCTAGAGGTGTTGAATATTTACATGGTTTAGCACAACAAAGTTTTATTCATCGCGATCTTAAACCTTCTAATATTCTTTTGGGCGATGATTTTCGCGCAAAAGTTGCGGATTTTGGACTCGTTCGCCTCGCCCCAGATGGTAAAGGCTCCATTGCTACTAGATTAGCGGGTACTTTTGGCTACCTTGCACCGGAATATGCAg TGACGGGTCGGGTGACAACGAAGGTGGATGTGTTTAGTTTCGGGGTGATCCTCATGGAGCTAATCACGGGGCGACAAGCACTAGATGAAACCCAACCGGAAGAAAGCGTGCATCTTGTTCAATGGTTTAAAAAAATGCATATAAACAATGATACATTTAGAAACGCGATTGATCCATCACTTGAGCTTGATGAAGATGGTTTAGCCAGTGTGACTACAGTGGCTGAGTTAGCGGGTCACTGCTGTGCCCGTGAACCGTATCAGAGACCCGACATGAGCCATGCGGTCAATGTTCTGTCATCTTTGGCTGAGCTATGGAAACCGTCTGAACCAGATCCTGATGATGTTTATGGAATTGATCTGAATACAAGTTTGTCTCAAGTGGTTAAGAAGTGGCAAGCGATGGAGGGAATAAGTGGGTTTGATCATTCGGTAGAGAATTCACAAACGAGTATTCCGATTGGGCCTTCTGGGTTTGGGGATTCGTTTATGTCACACGAGGGAAGGTGA